Within the Desulforhopalus sp. genome, the region AAGCATCTTCAGCGTTGCCACACTTTTTTGCAACTGTTCGATATCGCTGGCTGCCGGGACAGCGAGTAATTTCTGACGAATACGGTTGAGCATCTTGACTGCATCAAAGAAAATGCCCTGGGCCTGGGCGGTGTTGAAGTCATTATCCATAGCCTGTTGAAAGCGAACCTCGATTTCACCAAGCAGCTGGTGATCTTTGTCAGAAATCACACTTGGGGCATCAACAAGGCCTGTCTCAGGTTTTAGAGCATCAATAGCCGCCACGCAATCGTAGAGTCTTTCAAGGCCGGAAGTAGCATCCTGCATAGCCGACTCGGAAAAATCCAGTGGATTTCGGTAGTGGGTGGAGAAGATGAAAAAGCGGAGGATCTCAGGATGGTAGTGATTGAGGATGTCCCGGATAGTTAAAAAGTTCCCCAGAGATTTAGACATTTTCTCGTCACGAATTGTGACAAAACCATGGTGTATCCAAAGATTTACGAAAGGCTTTTTATTTGCACCCTCACTCTGGGCTATCTCATTTTCGTGGTGGGGGAAGATGAGATCCTGTCCGCCGCCATGGATGTCAAAGGTTTCTCCGAGATATTTTCGGCTCATCGCCGAACATTCGATATGCCAGCCAGGCCGGCCAGGTCCCCATGGGCTGTCCCATGTGGGCTCGCCGGGCTTGGATCCTTTCCAGAGAACAAAATCCATAGGATGGTGTTTTTGCTCGTTTACCGAAACTCGCGCTCCGGCCTGCATATCTTCGAGATTTCTTTTAGATAACTTGCCGTATTCCGGGAAACTATCGACTATATAATATACATCCCCGCCTGATGGATAGGCCTTCCCCTCGGCGACGAGTTCTTCGATAAGTTTAATCATCTCTCCGATATGCTCAGTGGCTTTCGGCTCGATATCCGGGCGATCGATCCCTAGTCTATCCATGTCGGTATAAAATTCATTGATAAACCGGTTGGCAAGTTCTTCGGAGGTGGTTCTTTGTTCATTGGCCCGGGTAATTATTTTATCGTCGATATCTGTGAAATTACGGACATAGGTGACTTTAAATCCTCGGTATTTCAGATAGCGAACGATCATATCAAAGGCGAGTGCCGAACGGGCATGGCCTATGTGGCAATAGTCATAGGAAGTTATGCCGCAGACATACAGTTTGACATGGCCCTCTTCGATGGGTCGTAAGGGTTCTTTTTTCCCGGTCAAGGTGTTGTGAATTTGTATGGTCATCATCAGTAGAACTGGATGTGGACAGTTCGGAATTCTTGTATTAAGTACAGCTCAAGCGATAAGGTGAAGTCAAAATTACATATTATCCAGATAAAATAGCATAATCTTCTTACAAGGGAAAGGCAACAATGAGCCGAGAAGAGTTAGAAATTCGCTCTTGGGGTGATAGCTTCAAAGCCTGGGGACACCCAAAGGCCATTGCTATGCTTTTTCTTGGGTTTTCCGCTGGGGTTCCCATATTACTAATTTTCTCAACCCTGTCAGTGTGGCTACGGGAGGCTGGGGTTGACAGATCTGCGGTGACTTTTTTCAGTTGGGCAGCCCTTGGCTATTCCTTTAAGTTTTTATGGGCACCGATAATAGATTTGTTGCCAGTGCCATTTCTTACCATTACCCTTGGGCGGCGGAGGTCCTGGCTGATACTGGCGCAATTCTGCATTATCGTCGCGATTCTATGGATGGCGTTGGTGAATCCGGCAGACAACCCGCATAATCTTACTTTCATGGCCATGGCTGCCGTTCTTCTTGGATTTTCTTCAGCTAGCCAGGACGTAGTCATCGACGCTTACCGGATTGAGAGCGCTGAGCAAACTCTTCAGGCGCTGCTTTCGTCGATGTATATTGCCGGCTATCGCGTAGGTATGCTGGTGGCGGGGGCAGGCTCGCTTTTCCTTGCCGATTATATAGGTGGTGGCGATGGATATAGCTATTACGCCTGGCGGATAACATATTTTGCCATGGCGGCAGTCATGATTTGCGGGGTGATTACCACTCTTTGTATTGCCGAACCCTTGTCACCCCGAGGTGTCGATCGGCACCGCTACTCAGTTGCTGAATATCTACGGCTTGTGTTGTTATTCGCCCTGGTGTTGTTGGCTTTTGCCCTGACTTTTTTTGGAGCAGGCATCTGGTTTGCGGATATTGGCAAAGTCTACCCATTTTTTGTTGCTGCCGAGGGAGGTGTAACCTCATTTTTTTCTGAATTTTTACGCTTTTCCCTGGCAGCAGGCGCAGGTGGGCTGGTTGCTTGGGTGGTAGTTGTGACCGGCCTATTTAATAAAGATATGGTGTTCCAGGCATATTGGACGCCGGTGCAGGAATTCTTTATCCGCTATGGCGTAAAGACAGCTGTACTTCTTCTCTTGCTGATTGGATTTTACCGGCTCTCTGATATTGTGCTTGGTGTTGTGTCCAATGTCTTTTATCTCGATATGGGGTTTAGCAAAACGGCCATCGCCGGCATCACCAAATCCTTTGGTTTGGGTATGACACTGGCGGGTGGATTTTTAGGCGGTATTCTAACCATCCGTTTCGGGGTGCAGAGGATCTTATTTTTGGGAGCGTTCCTTTCCGCCGCGACGAATCTTTTATTTATGCTGCTCGCCGGTGCCGCAAATGACTTGACCCTGCTTACTATCGTTATCGGCGCCGACAACCTCAGCGCCGGGATCGCTACGACAGCTTTCGTCGCATTCCTGTCCAGTCTTACCAATGTGTCTTTTACGGCCGTACAATACGCAATCTTCAGTTCCATGATGACCCTGTTGCCGAAGATGGTGGGAGGGTATTCAGGAACCATGGTTTCTGCCTTTGGCTATGAAAAATTCTTCCTGTTGACTGCTGTGATGGGGGTCCCGGTTCTTTTGCTTATTGTTATGGTGCATAAGTTGTCGGCGAAGCACTCATAGCTAGCCATTAGAATGAGGGCCAAATAGTCTGGGAGGTAAGGATTTGAGGTTGTTGGTGTGCTACATTTCGTAGTGAAATAACCCCAGGTGCTGGCCTATCGCCTCAATGAGCTGCTCGTCATTAAAGGAAATTCCCGCCTGATATCCAGGATCGTCAATCTCCTTGTTGCACCAAGCTACTTTGCCGGAACAATTCTGCAGGCTTTTGGGAAATGAATCGCCAAAAGAAAATTGAACAACGGACTTGCTGGTGAGGGGATTGCTTGTAGTCAGGCGCATACCGCCACTGCTGAGATCGATGGTTTTAGCGAAGGTGGAACTGTGTGTACCAATCTGTCCGGATTGAACGTGTTTTATCAAGGTTATTTGTAATCGGACATCAAATCGGACAAATTTCCTCCGATTGTCGGGTGTAATAGATTTATTATCTATGATTTTAAAGTGTTTTTCCTTGTGGACATCATATTGCAGACATAAGGGATAGTCGGGGGTTTTGCAGTACAGCTCGATATGATTATCGAGAGGAATAAAAAGGCCGCCTTTACAGACTCGACATTTTGCTGAAAGTTCCGACCAAAACGGACAGTTCTCGGTATGGTGATAATATTTTATGGCCATGGCACTTTTTCCCATGAGATGGAAATAGTCTCACGATCCCCCTGATATGTTTCGTCCTAGCATAAAATGAGCCAGAGATGCGGTCATTTTAGTGACTTCGGGGAGATGTTGTGGCGTTTCATTTTATCATAGAAAGCTGTTTTGCCAATATCCAGTTGTTTTACCGTCAAAGGTACGTTGCCATGATTCTTTTCGAGGGCGTATAAAATGATATCCTTTTCAATGTCGGCGATGAGATTTTTTAGAGACTGGCCTTCAACGCGCTGTAAATAATCTTTCTGAGAGCCCTGATTCTTTTTACCTGAGGGGCTGTCAAAAAAGAGTTCGTTCTCGGTGATTATATTGTTTTTTGCCATAAGAACGGCACGTTGAATGACATTCTCCAGTTCTCGTACATTCCCCGGCCAGTCATGCAGGAGGAGACGGTCTAAGATCGACTGGGGAAGAAAATTAATGTCCTTTTTGAAGGCCTTGCGATACTTTCTAATGAAGTGGGTGGTGAGATCAATAATATCCTCCTTTCGTTCACGTAATGGCGGAATGGAAATATTGATGATGTTTAGCCTATAGAAAAGATCTAAGCGAAAGGTGCCATTATGCACCATTGAACTCAGATCAAGGTTGGTTGCGGCAATAACTCTGACATCGACTTTTGTTGGTATGTTTCCGCCAACCCGAATAATATCTCCGTCCTGCAGAACTCGGAGCAAAGCAGCCTGCATTCTCGGACTGATATCACCGATTTCATCAAGAAAGATTGTGCCGCCATCAACGACCTCGAACTTGCCCTTTCTTTTACAATCTGCTCCAGTAAAAGCCCCCTTTTCATGGCCAAAGAGATCACTTTCAAGCAGCGAATCGTTAATAGTGTTGCAGTTGATCTTGAGAAAAGGCTTGTTGTTTCTATTGCTGCTTTCCCTGATAAGGTTGGCGACGAGCTCTTTCCCGGTTCCCGATTCACCGGTAATAAGAATGGTTGCGTCTGATTTCGCTACCTGAAAGACCATATCCCGCAATTCACTGAGAGCTCTACTCGAACCAACCATTTTCCCTTCGGTGGATTGTTCCTGAAGATGCTCTTTTAACGAATTCAGTTCATTGGCTAATTTTAGTCTGGTTCGCTCACTTTCTTTTAATTCATTGATTTTATGTGATAATATTGTCTCAATGCTATTGTGGAACCGGGAAAGTTCTTCAAGTTGCTTTTTATAATCGGTGAGATCTCTAATAAAGAACCAATAGAGGAGGTCTCCCCTGTATCCCTTAAAGGGGGCCAGGGTATATTCAAGGTGCGATTGGTGAAAATTTGTTTCTAAGGTACTGCCGATACGATCCTCTAAAATCGTTTGGGTGACAATTTTTAAGAGTGTAGCAATTGCATTTTGTTTTTCCGGATCGTCATGAATATCCTGGTCGCAAAGGTCGCCGAAGAAGTCCACGGCACTTGGGTTCATATACTCAATTCCATGGTTTTCTCTCATGAGGAGAACTATTTCCGGAACGGTATCAAGGAGAACTCGCTGATTGCCGACTACTCGTTGAATGTCTTCAGGTGTGCCTTTTTCCATAACGACTGTGAGCGCGAGAAAATGTGTTTATTGTTTTTAAGCCCCTTTTACGGGAATATCACACCCATTATAAGCCCTGGGTGAGAAAAAGAATAGCATTTTCCAGAATTGCGAAAAATTTCTCTTTTCCGAAATTAGGCCGAGATGAAAGGGCTTATTATAAGGCTATCATCTTGTAAATATGAAACTATTTTGTGAAATATTCGGGATGGCGTGGAGGCGGTGCCGGGACGGTTCTTGTTTGGTGGTGGGAATTTTATGGCTCAGGCCATATAAAAGATGGTTGGCCGCATTTTTTCCTTATCCAGTCAAGGCTATGACGAATTTTGGGAGAGCTTATCAAATACATGACGAGGTGACGTTTACCGGGAAAGGAAAGGAGGAGGATTCCAAGCAATATGGTTAGGAGTCCCTGCCCTGGCAAAAAGATCATAGCAATACCAGCTAACAAGAGAATAAAGCCGGCGATGTTCTTCAAAATTAAGATGAGCAGGGAGAGGAAAGTGAGTTTTTGCGCGGAGCTTTTTTCTTTACAGTAGGTCAAAAAACACTCAGGATCGAGTTTACTGACTATATAGGGTATCAGAATGAGACTGAGAAAAAAAGTTGCCAGCGAAATACCGGCAAGCCAGCTTAACAGGCTTTGGACGATTTGCAGAGAGAGAAACGCTGCGACAAAATTTTCAGAATGATCCATGAATTCGATATCAAGGGAGTTTTACTAACACAGAAACGTCGGATATTGTTGTAGCGCATGGGAGGTCATTTTATTGCCACTGGAGCTATTTTGATGCCATTTCCTGAAGGTGGTCCATTGTGGGCATTGGCAAGTCGTTTAACAGGAATGACGGCAAGGCGTTCAGGTTGAATTGCGAGCTGCTCGGTGAGGAATTGATACAAGAGCTGGCCACGCTTTTTCGCCAAGTCGAGAAGCGTCG harbors:
- the cysS gene encoding cysteine--tRNA ligase; amino-acid sequence: MTIQIHNTLTGKKEPLRPIEEGHVKLYVCGITSYDYCHIGHARSALAFDMIVRYLKYRGFKVTYVRNFTDIDDKIITRANEQRTTSEELANRFINEFYTDMDRLGIDRPDIEPKATEHIGEMIKLIEELVAEGKAYPSGGDVYYIVDSFPEYGKLSKRNLEDMQAGARVSVNEQKHHPMDFVLWKGSKPGEPTWDSPWGPGRPGWHIECSAMSRKYLGETFDIHGGGQDLIFPHHENEIAQSEGANKKPFVNLWIHHGFVTIRDEKMSKSLGNFLTIRDILNHYHPEILRFFIFSTHYRNPLDFSESAMQDATSGLERLYDCVAAIDALKPETGLVDAPSVISDKDHQLLGEIEVRFQQAMDNDFNTAQAQGIFFDAVKMLNRIRQKLLAVPAASDIEQLQKSVATLKMLGNVMGLLREDAQQFLAARKSKLISESDFDVAAIEALIAERNLCRQTKNWAQSDAIRDQLLKMNIELMDGPGGTTWSVKLS
- a CDS encoding MFS transporter, whose product is MSREELEIRSWGDSFKAWGHPKAIAMLFLGFSAGVPILLIFSTLSVWLREAGVDRSAVTFFSWAALGYSFKFLWAPIIDLLPVPFLTITLGRRRSWLILAQFCIIVAILWMALVNPADNPHNLTFMAMAAVLLGFSSASQDVVIDAYRIESAEQTLQALLSSMYIAGYRVGMLVAGAGSLFLADYIGGGDGYSYYAWRITYFAMAAVMICGVITTLCIAEPLSPRGVDRHRYSVAEYLRLVLLFALVLLAFALTFFGAGIWFADIGKVYPFFVAAEGGVTSFFSEFLRFSLAAGAGGLVAWVVVVTGLFNKDMVFQAYWTPVQEFFIRYGVKTAVLLLLLIGFYRLSDIVLGVVSNVFYLDMGFSKTAIAGITKSFGLGMTLAGGFLGGILTIRFGVQRILFLGAFLSAATNLLFMLLAGAANDLTLLTIVIGADNLSAGIATTAFVAFLSSLTNVSFTAVQYAIFSSMMTLLPKMVGGYSGTMVSAFGYEKFFLLTAVMGVPVLLLIVMVHKLSAKHS
- a CDS encoding PilZ domain-containing protein translates to MAIKYYHHTENCPFWSELSAKCRVCKGGLFIPLDNHIELYCKTPDYPLCLQYDVHKEKHFKIIDNKSITPDNRRKFVRFDVRLQITLIKHVQSGQIGTHSSTFAKTIDLSSGGMRLTTSNPLTSKSVVQFSFGDSFPKSLQNCSGKVAWCNKEIDDPGYQAGISFNDEQLIEAIGQHLGLFHYEM
- a CDS encoding sigma-54 dependent transcriptional regulator yields the protein MEKGTPEDIQRVVGNQRVLLDTVPEIVLLMRENHGIEYMNPSAVDFFGDLCDQDIHDDPEKQNAIATLLKIVTQTILEDRIGSTLETNFHQSHLEYTLAPFKGYRGDLLYWFFIRDLTDYKKQLEELSRFHNSIETILSHKINELKESERTRLKLANELNSLKEHLQEQSTEGKMVGSSRALSELRDMVFQVAKSDATILITGESGTGKELVANLIRESSNRNNKPFLKINCNTINDSLLESDLFGHEKGAFTGADCKRKGKFEVVDGGTIFLDEIGDISPRMQAALLRVLQDGDIIRVGGNIPTKVDVRVIAATNLDLSSMVHNGTFRLDLFYRLNIINISIPPLRERKEDIIDLTTHFIRKYRKAFKKDINFLPQSILDRLLLHDWPGNVRELENVIQRAVLMAKNNIITENELFFDSPSGKKNQGSQKDYLQRVEGQSLKNLIADIEKDIILYALEKNHGNVPLTVKQLDIGKTAFYDKMKRHNISPKSLK